The Lichenihabitans psoromatis genome contains a region encoding:
- a CDS encoding extracellular solute-binding protein: protein MTVRHSLRLALLACAASLVFAPAARAADSQTLTIYNGQDEGPVEAAAAAFEKKTGIKVEMRKGGSPAFANQIIQEGARSPADVFYSEYTSPLAILKDKNLLAEVPAETLAAIPARFNDAGKMWLGVTARNQAMLYNKTMISEDKLPESVLDFAKPEWSGKVAFNPKSAAFLEEVTAVIQAKGEPTAKAWLTALKTGAKAYPSNTAIVVAVDRGEVETAIVGDNYWFAVAEERGADKMNARVHYVGHKDPGSLVTVSAAAILKSAPHPDAAQKFLAFLASADGQTAVAAAAADYPLRPGIVSPYKLTPLADLDMSPITPSDIGTAHVALELERSVGLN, encoded by the coding sequence ATGACCGTCCGACATTCTCTCCGGCTCGCCCTGCTGGCCTGCGCCGCATCCTTGGTTTTTGCTCCTGCGGCTCGCGCGGCCGACAGCCAGACGCTGACGATCTATAACGGGCAAGACGAGGGTCCGGTCGAAGCTGCGGCCGCCGCGTTTGAGAAGAAAACCGGTATCAAGGTCGAGATGCGGAAGGGCGGAAGCCCGGCCTTCGCCAATCAGATCATTCAGGAGGGCGCGCGCTCGCCGGCCGACGTCTTCTATTCGGAATATACGTCCCCGCTCGCGATCTTGAAGGACAAGAACCTGCTGGCCGAAGTGCCGGCCGAGACGCTTGCCGCAATCCCGGCCCGCTTCAACGATGCAGGCAAGATGTGGCTGGGCGTGACGGCTCGCAATCAAGCCATGCTGTATAATAAGACTATGATCTCGGAGGATAAGCTCCCCGAGAGCGTGCTCGACTTCGCCAAGCCGGAGTGGAGCGGCAAGGTGGCGTTCAACCCGAAGAGCGCCGCGTTTCTCGAAGAAGTCACGGCTGTGATCCAGGCGAAGGGTGAGCCGACCGCGAAGGCGTGGCTCACCGCTCTCAAGACCGGCGCGAAGGCTTACCCGAGCAACACCGCAATCGTCGTGGCGGTCGATCGCGGCGAGGTCGAAACCGCGATCGTCGGCGACAATTACTGGTTCGCGGTCGCCGAGGAGCGCGGGGCCGACAAGATGAACGCGCGTGTCCATTATGTCGGCCACAAGGACCCCGGCTCGCTCGTCACCGTTTCGGCGGCCGCCATCCTGAAATCGGCCCCTCACCCCGATGCGGCCCAAAAGTTTCTGGCGTTTTTGGCCAGCGCCGACGGCCAGACCGCCGTGGCGGCCGCAGCGGCCGATTACCCGCTCCGTCCGGGCATCGTCTCACCCTATAAGCTGACGCCGCTCGCAGACCTCGACATGTCGCCGATCACGCCATCCGACATTGGCACCGCGCATGTCGCTCTGGAGCTTGAACGGTCGGTCGGGTTGAACTGA
- a CDS encoding ABC transporter permease, producing the protein MSIALRRKADTTRSWPSWRRSFSTPPLWLVVPVGLVGLATLLPLAFVLAQAGQAGWSQSVDLLFRPYTGGLLLATLQLLGGVTAGSLLLGVGLAWLVERSDVPGARVWGIALPLSLAVPSFVTSFTWVSLSARFEGMNSAIAILSLAEFPLIYLPVAAALRGMDQSLDDVACSLGHSPWRRFTGVTLPQLRPAISGAALLVMLHMLVEFGPLALLRVDTFTTAIYAAFELEFNSASAAVLSAVLLVLCGLIVLAEMRLRGTLRFARIGSGASRRPTPIRLGLWRFPAMAFLATVVALALGVPLVSLGYWMLVGSSTAFPVGRIAHALFGTLQLAGVGSLVTTAAGLALVFTAMRFRGAISRLAERLPFVIHALPGVVVALALVFFTLSVVPALYQTMAVLILAYALLSLPLAQSAIRAVLEQFPASIEDAARSCGRGPWAVFVRVTLPNIATGLGAALILVFLSLLRELTATLILSPTGTDTLSMEVWSHTSKMEYGAAAPYALLLVLLSGIPAYLFGRRLRRGGTSR; encoded by the coding sequence ATGTCGATCGCGCTCCGACGCAAGGCTGACACAACCCGCTCCTGGCCCTCGTGGCGGCGATCGTTCTCGACGCCGCCGCTGTGGCTGGTGGTGCCGGTTGGGCTTGTGGGTCTCGCGACACTGCTGCCGCTTGCGTTCGTCTTGGCGCAGGCCGGCCAGGCGGGGTGGTCACAGAGCGTCGATCTGCTGTTTCGCCCCTACACGGGTGGGCTCCTGCTCGCCACGCTGCAATTATTGGGCGGCGTCACAGCCGGTAGCCTCCTTCTTGGGGTCGGTCTGGCCTGGCTCGTGGAGCGCAGCGACGTGCCGGGCGCGCGCGTTTGGGGGATTGCGCTACCGCTGTCGCTGGCGGTGCCGTCCTTCGTGACGAGCTTCACCTGGGTGTCGCTTAGCGCGCGCTTCGAGGGCATGAACAGCGCCATCGCGATCCTGTCGCTCGCCGAATTTCCACTTATCTACCTGCCGGTGGCGGCAGCCCTTCGCGGCATGGACCAGAGCCTTGACGATGTCGCCTGCTCGCTCGGCCACTCGCCCTGGCGGCGCTTCACCGGCGTCACCCTCCCCCAATTGCGGCCTGCCATCTCGGGTGCGGCGCTGCTCGTCATGCTGCATATGCTGGTCGAGTTCGGGCCCCTCGCACTGCTGCGCGTCGATACGTTCACGACCGCGATCTATGCGGCCTTCGAGCTCGAATTCAACAGCGCCTCCGCCGCCGTGCTGTCGGCCGTGCTGCTGGTTCTCTGCGGATTGATCGTTCTGGCCGAGATGCGGCTGCGCGGAACGTTGCGGTTCGCCCGCATCGGCTCCGGCGCGTCACGACGGCCGACGCCGATTCGTCTCGGGCTTTGGCGTTTTCCCGCGATGGCGTTTCTGGCGACCGTGGTGGCGCTGGCGCTGGGCGTTCCGCTCGTGTCGCTCGGATATTGGATGCTGGTTGGGTCATCCACCGCTTTTCCGGTGGGACGCATCGCTCATGCGCTTTTCGGCACGCTGCAGCTTGCCGGGGTCGGGAGCCTTGTCACGACGGCAGCGGGGCTCGCTCTCGTGTTCACGGCCATGCGGTTTCGCGGCGCCATCTCGCGTTTGGCGGAGCGCCTGCCCTTCGTGATCCATGCTTTGCCGGGCGTGGTCGTGGCCCTGGCGCTGGTGTTCTTCACCTTGAGCGTCGTCCCGGCGCTCTATCAGACCATGGCGGTGCTGATCCTCGCCTATGCGCTGCTGTCGCTACCGCTGGCTCAAAGCGCCATCCGTGCGGTGCTGGAGCAGTTTCCCGCCTCGATCGAAGATGCGGCCCGCTCGTGCGGACGTGGACCCTGGGCTGTCTTCGTCCGCGTGACGCTGCCCAATATCGCAACCGGGCTCGGGGCCGCCCTGATCCTCGTCTTCCTCAGTCTATTGCGGGAATTGACCGCGACCCTGATCCTCTCTCCGACCGGCACCGACACGCTGTCGATGGAGGTTTGGTCCCATACGTCCAAGATGGAATATGGCGCCGCGGCTCCTTACGCGCTGCTGCTCGTCCTGCTGTCCGGCATTCCGGCCTACCTCTTCGGACGGCGCCTGCGCCGGGGCGGCACGAGCCGATGA
- a CDS encoding ABC transporter ATP-binding protein: MSRAGLAVRGVHKAFGDAPVLRGIDLSVDPGTLVAILGPSGCGKTTLLRLLAGFDRADAGSIALNDQILADDRAFIPSHLRGIGYVPQEGSLFPNLSVADNIGFGLPRSGARAERLAAMTSLIGMAGFEGRMPHELSGGQQQRVALARALALQPTLVLLDEPFNALDANLRRTLCADVRRILKESNATGILVTHDRDEAFAMADTVVVMRNGVIAQTGTPRELYDHPVDLDLARLVGTAVCIPATLKGGVAQTCLGALPVMNSSACAEGRVLAMLRPEQIRPAAAGHDGVDVAVRGSSFLGPLIWLDLLCRNEGLSVPLMACWPAAEADAIGSSVRVVVNGAAMVFPVKYPL; encoded by the coding sequence ATGAGCCGAGCCGGTCTCGCGGTTCGAGGCGTCCACAAAGCCTTCGGCGACGCGCCGGTCTTGCGTGGGATCGACCTGTCGGTCGACCCCGGCACGCTCGTGGCCATCCTCGGCCCGTCGGGTTGTGGGAAAACCACCCTATTGCGCCTCCTTGCCGGCTTCGATCGCGCCGATGCGGGCTCGATCGCGCTCAACGATCAGATCCTTGCCGATGACCGGGCCTTCATACCCTCGCATCTGCGCGGCATCGGCTACGTTCCGCAGGAAGGCTCGTTGTTCCCGAATCTGTCCGTCGCCGACAACATCGGTTTCGGCTTGCCGCGATCGGGCGCTCGCGCGGAACGGCTCGCCGCGATGACAAGCCTGATCGGCATGGCGGGTTTCGAGGGCCGCATGCCGCACGAACTTTCGGGCGGCCAGCAGCAACGTGTGGCGCTGGCCCGCGCGCTCGCGCTGCAACCGACGCTGGTGCTGCTCGACGAACCCTTCAATGCGCTCGACGCTAACCTACGCCGCACCCTCTGTGCCGACGTCCGCCGCATCCTGAAAGAGAGCAATGCGACGGGCATTCTCGTGACTCATGATCGCGACGAAGCCTTCGCGATGGCCGACACTGTCGTGGTGATGCGGAACGGCGTGATCGCTCAAACCGGAACGCCGCGAGAGCTTTACGATCATCCCGTCGATCTCGACCTCGCCCGATTGGTCGGCACGGCGGTTTGTATCCCGGCGACACTCAAGGGCGGCGTGGCGCAAACCTGTCTCGGCGCCCTGCCGGTCATGAATTCCAGCGCCTGCGCCGAAGGTCGCGTGCTCGCCATGCTGCGTCCGGAGCAGATCAGGCCGGCCGCTGCGGGACATGACGGCGTCGACGTCGCGGTGCGTGGTTCGAGTTTCCTCGGGCCGCTGATCTGGCTTGATCTATTATGTCGAAACGAGGGGCTATCGGTTCCGCTGATGGCCTGCTGGCCGGCCGCCGAAGCTGACGCGATCGGATCGTCGGTCCGCGTGGTGGTCAACGGCGCCGCGATGGTGTTTCCGGTCAAATACCCGCTTTAG
- a CDS encoding ABC transporter ATP-binding protein produces MTLSQRIMAEGLLIGDLIGAVRGPFTLAVPNGFCVAVTGPSGIGKSLLLRMIADLDPNTGIVTLDRVNRATMSAPAWRRKVTYVAAESGWWEDRVGDHMADLSAAKQAFPAFGLDAALVDAPVARLSTGERQRAALVRAVIQNPAMLLLDEPTSALDPASTLLVEAELLRLKQAGIGLLLVSHNAEQAHRLADRHLVMSRDGLAALAP; encoded by the coding sequence ATGACGCTCTCCCAACGGATCATGGCTGAGGGCCTTCTGATTGGCGACCTGATCGGCGCCGTCAGAGGCCCGTTCACGCTTGCGGTGCCGAATGGGTTCTGCGTCGCCGTGACCGGACCGTCCGGCATCGGAAAAAGCCTCCTGCTCAGGATGATTGCGGATCTCGATCCCAACACCGGCATCGTGACGCTGGATAGGGTAAACCGGGCCACGATGTCCGCACCCGCGTGGCGGCGCAAGGTGACCTATGTGGCAGCGGAATCCGGGTGGTGGGAGGATCGCGTCGGCGACCATATGGCCGACTTGTCGGCCGCCAAGCAGGCCTTTCCGGCGTTTGGTCTCGACGCTGCGCTGGTCGATGCGCCCGTCGCGCGTCTCTCGACCGGCGAGCGTCAGCGCGCCGCTCTCGTCAGGGCCGTGATCCAGAATCCCGCAATGCTGCTGCTCGACGAACCGACCTCCGCGCTGGACCCGGCCTCGACGCTGCTGGTCGAGGCCGAGTTGCTGCGGTTGAAACAGGCCGGAATCGGGTTGCTGCTCGTGTCGCACAATGCCGAACAGGCGCACCGCCTCGCCGATCGGCACCTCGTCATGAGCCGCGACGGCCTCGCGGCGCTCGCGCCATGA
- a CDS encoding ABC transporter permease: protein MTPISLTPLDLAIASLLVLASAGLSMLLTLGVHRPLLIASTRMVVQLVLVGFVLRQIFAISSGWLTALAVGVMLAAASREVGARSPRRLSGLWHYAVGTASVVIATVTVAVIALTTALRPTPWYDAHHVIPLVGIIVGNVMNAASLALNSVFSTVTRERAAIEARLALGATRAQAFETIVRQAVLAGIIPTINQMAAAGIITLPGIMTGQVLAGMDPLEAAKYQILLMFVLAGGGFLGSLIAVEVAVRRLSDKRQRLRLDRLDSKIEARVASRDARTKKKGSE from the coding sequence ATGACGCCGATCTCGCTCACCCCGCTCGATCTCGCGATCGCATCGCTCTTGGTGCTGGCCAGCGCCGGTTTATCGATGCTCCTCACCCTCGGCGTGCATCGCCCCTTGCTGATCGCCTCCACCCGCATGGTCGTGCAATTGGTCCTGGTCGGTTTCGTGCTGCGACAGATCTTTGCGATCTCGTCGGGGTGGCTGACGGCGCTGGCGGTCGGGGTCATGTTGGCGGCCGCGAGCCGCGAAGTCGGCGCCCGATCGCCCCGGCGCCTGAGCGGGCTCTGGCATTATGCGGTCGGCACCGCGTCGGTCGTGATCGCAACCGTGACGGTCGCGGTCATCGCGCTCACGACGGCGCTTCGGCCGACGCCCTGGTACGACGCCCACCACGTGATCCCGCTCGTCGGCATCATCGTCGGCAATGTCATGAATGCCGCGAGCCTCGCGCTCAATTCGGTTTTCTCGACCGTGACGCGCGAGAGAGCCGCGATCGAAGCCCGATTGGCGCTCGGGGCGACGCGGGCGCAAGCCTTCGAGACCATCGTTCGGCAAGCCGTGCTGGCCGGCATCATCCCGACCATCAACCAGATGGCAGCCGCCGGCATCATCACCCTACCGGGGATCATGACCGGCCAGGTCCTGGCCGGCATGGACCCGCTCGAGGCCGCCAAATACCAGATCCTGCTGATGTTCGTTTTGGCAGGTGGCGGCTTTCTTGGGAGCCTGATCGCGGTCGAGGTTGCGGTCCGTCGCCTGAGCGACAAGCGACAACGCCTGCGGCTCGACCGACTTGACTCTAAGATCGAGGCTCGCGTTGCAAGCCGCGACGCCCGCACCAAGAAAAAAGGCTCAGAATAG
- a CDS encoding glycosyltransferase family 4 protein codes for MVAIAFISYEIYPTTPGGVGAFVTATTRMLLRNGHDVALILDLSTAEFRAWTQSHSKRVIDGSGTLQSYQADDLCADIELARENFPSEAHWKSYRFAWCLKKVHLKQHLDFAEFIDYCGAAYYSLIERAHHPDAFPGRIAIRLHNTIEVIARRTESSFEDFRLADFALERAALAMVDVVLSSGQAYFDEEIATLYTIDRRRLHLSPLVCEVREPVVRREQARDVLFVGRLSTFKGLDRFLHAAVAILSDAAVSDTVGDFIVIGPSETVSSGQSEAALLAIAAGHLGERIKILGRLGHDQIRRHYETASCAVFANRMESFCYAAHEAHLAGVPLVLTEIPTFRDFFVDAETALLVDGSVSSLVRAILRLATDRELNHRLSISRAATVTRYTQDHYPRHTAIAPFEPALSQTGETCSDLSVVVVHETAKDTDATAADIAALLAALPGVHAVQLRPGETGSRVPIFGDFYALSDRDGAGLVVQTVALRSHVVFVYPNRLPDAAFLRAALGILTAMPIVGAVCPARTDSDGTVKAARLPIALEAAEGESVALIGAVFRTGRPACLVDLVTDPGPTSELAILWSIQAKGSLVVDWPATRVSRALHPERLFQPADWQSFLRRHAWTSDTVAAAAQMSTTKALAAMVRTLTPAEVASMRISAALQQSLDHADWLYVLPNLASPSTAAARPADDAKRGYTTLVQIFPGSSAATVPWRDCTFEGPWEDVISLDHPAGLRRSKAGSCLIHGFARGRLMVLVGPDQDQAVLVQHGRAVLVDFRRSHYHDVLLDIEALLSLDTHRLVHAIDVLNPPRSTSDPTQDRSEGALAVVVLAGDARLPLARALARALGVARPLVTVEPDVNPDRAARALVEQASVAGIQTYVLVDGPDTRHLVGKILNAAPRLSCILLATSGIGWQHDGYSGFKALAQFKQSFGTRLTIRIASDGLSGLFQARGIAVDEIALPPLTPQPAWPVSVGPIDLVIGAGSGEVPSLGHVAAALMVLHPDTLARIGDILLPGQDAQLGIVLRRFGLGHRLQRYDGLGAAIRSRQDRRFIYLAPFPDSILDGFAYLALETGGLVLVGADAVDLDGFPRREALQIVYWEQADELAGRLTTLVDGYTDVRTAMAEWVWPGQVSTAMPTREASVS; via the coding sequence TTGGTCGCCATCGCGTTCATCTCGTACGAGATTTACCCAACGACCCCCGGCGGCGTCGGCGCGTTTGTGACCGCGACCACCCGCATGTTGCTGCGGAACGGGCATGACGTCGCGCTGATCCTGGATCTCTCGACCGCCGAGTTTCGGGCCTGGACGCAGTCACATAGCAAGCGCGTGATCGACGGCTCCGGCACGTTGCAGAGTTACCAAGCCGACGATCTCTGCGCCGACATCGAGCTCGCCCGCGAGAATTTTCCCTCCGAGGCGCATTGGAAGAGCTATCGGTTCGCTTGGTGCCTGAAGAAGGTGCACCTCAAGCAGCATCTCGATTTTGCTGAGTTCATCGACTACTGCGGCGCCGCCTATTACAGTCTGATCGAGCGCGCCCATCATCCGGACGCTTTTCCGGGCCGGATCGCGATCCGGCTTCACAACACGATCGAAGTGATCGCCCGCCGAACCGAATCCTCCTTCGAGGATTTCCGGCTCGCCGATTTTGCGCTCGAACGCGCGGCGCTTGCCATGGTCGATGTGGTTCTGTCATCCGGACAGGCCTATTTCGACGAGGAAATCGCGACCCTCTACACCATCGATCGGCGCCGTCTGCACCTCTCGCCATTGGTCTGCGAGGTTCGCGAGCCGGTCGTCCGGCGCGAGCAGGCACGCGACGTCCTCTTCGTCGGGCGCCTGTCGACCTTTAAGGGGCTCGATCGCTTCCTGCATGCAGCGGTTGCGATTTTGTCGGACGCTGCGGTGAGCGACACGGTCGGTGACTTCATCGTCATCGGCCCGTCGGAAACGGTCTCGTCGGGGCAGAGCGAGGCGGCTCTGCTGGCCATTGCGGCAGGTCATCTCGGCGAGCGGATCAAGATTCTCGGACGTCTCGGTCACGACCAGATCCGGCGCCATTATGAAACAGCATCCTGTGCGGTCTTCGCCAACCGGATGGAAAGCTTCTGCTATGCGGCGCACGAAGCGCATCTCGCCGGTGTCCCCCTCGTTCTCACAGAGATCCCAACCTTCCGGGATTTTTTCGTCGACGCAGAAACCGCGCTGCTTGTGGATGGATCGGTGTCCTCGCTCGTCCGCGCCATCCTGCGCCTCGCGACCGATCGTGAGCTCAACCACAGGCTCTCGATAAGCCGCGCCGCGACGGTGACGCGCTATACGCAGGATCACTACCCCCGTCACACGGCCATCGCGCCGTTCGAGCCTGCATTGTCTCAGACCGGCGAAACCTGCAGCGATCTTTCGGTCGTGGTGGTGCACGAAACCGCCAAGGACACCGACGCGACCGCCGCCGATATCGCTGCTCTGTTGGCGGCGCTGCCCGGCGTCCATGCGGTTCAACTCAGGCCTGGCGAAACCGGATCGCGGGTGCCGATCTTCGGCGACTTCTATGCGCTGTCGGACCGAGACGGCGCCGGCCTCGTCGTGCAGACCGTGGCGCTGCGGAGCCATGTGGTCTTCGTCTATCCAAACCGCCTGCCGGACGCAGCATTCCTGCGCGCCGCCCTCGGCATCCTGACGGCAATGCCGATCGTCGGTGCGGTTTGCCCGGCCCGCACCGACAGCGACGGAACAGTCAAAGCCGCTCGTCTTCCCATCGCGCTTGAGGCAGCCGAAGGCGAGAGTGTCGCACTGATCGGCGCGGTCTTCCGCACGGGCAGACCAGCCTGCCTTGTTGATCTTGTGACCGATCCCGGCCCCACCAGCGAACTCGCGATCCTCTGGTCGATCCAGGCCAAGGGCTCTCTCGTGGTCGATTGGCCGGCAACGCGCGTCTCGAGGGCCCTGCACCCAGAGCGACTGTTCCAACCGGCGGACTGGCAGAGCTTTCTACGCCGTCACGCTTGGACCTCCGACACGGTCGCGGCCGCGGCCCAAATGAGCACCACCAAGGCTCTGGCCGCCATGGTCCGAACATTGACCCCCGCCGAGGTCGCATCGATGCGGATCAGCGCCGCCTTGCAGCAGTCGCTCGACCATGCGGACTGGCTTTACGTGCTCCCAAACCTCGCGAGCCCGTCGACCGCTGCGGCGCGTCCAGCCGATGACGCGAAGCGGGGTTACACGACCTTGGTCCAAATCTTTCCTGGCTCATCCGCCGCCACCGTGCCTTGGCGCGACTGCACCTTCGAGGGACCCTGGGAAGATGTGATATCGCTCGATCACCCGGCGGGCTTGCGTCGCTCCAAAGCCGGATCCTGCCTCATTCACGGCTTCGCGCGCGGACGGCTAATGGTCCTGGTCGGGCCGGATCAGGACCAAGCGGTGTTGGTCCAACATGGTCGTGCCGTGTTGGTGGACTTCCGCCGATCGCATTATCACGACGTGCTTCTCGACATCGAGGCGCTGCTGTCACTCGACACCCATCGGCTGGTTCACGCTATCGACGTCCTGAACCCGCCTCGGTCGACATCTGATCCGACGCAGGACCGCAGCGAGGGCGCTCTGGCGGTCGTGGTTCTGGCAGGCGACGCACGGTTGCCCCTCGCCCGAGCGCTGGCGCGCGCCCTCGGCGTTGCCCGACCGCTCGTGACGGTGGAGCCCGACGTCAATCCTGATCGTGCCGCCCGCGCGCTCGTCGAACAGGCTTCCGTCGCCGGAATTCAAACCTATGTGCTGGTCGACGGCCCCGATACGCGGCACCTCGTTGGCAAGATTTTGAACGCGGCGCCGCGCCTCTCCTGCATCCTGCTCGCGACCAGTGGCATCGGATGGCAACACGATGGGTACAGCGGCTTCAAGGCTCTTGCCCAATTTAAGCAGAGCTTCGGCACGCGGCTGACGATCCGGATCGCCAGCGATGGTTTAAGTGGTCTCTTCCAGGCGAGGGGGATCGCGGTCGACGAGATCGCACTCCCGCCGCTGACGCCGCAGCCCGCGTGGCCGGTGTCGGTTGGCCCGATCGATCTCGTGATCGGGGCCGGCAGTGGCGAAGTCCCGTCACTCGGCCATGTCGCGGCCGCGCTGATGGTGCTGCACCCCGACACTCTTGCCCGGATCGGCGACATTTTGCTTCCCGGCCAGGACGCTCAACTCGGCATCGTCCTGCGGCGCTTCGGGCTGGGGCACCGCCTGCAGCGTTACGACGGCCTCGGGGCTGCGATCCGGTCGCGGCAAGATCGCCGTTTTATCTATCTGGCGCCCTTCCCCGACAGCATCCTCGATGGCTTCGCCTATCTGGCGCTGGAGACAGGCGGCCTTGTCCTGGTGGGAGCCGACGCGGTCGACCTCGATGGCTTTCCGCGGCGTGAGGCTCTCCAAATCGTCTATTGGGAGCAGGCGGACGAGTTGGCTGGCCGGCTCACCACGCTGGTCGACGGCTATACCGATGTCAGGACCGCCATGGCGGAGTGGGTGTGGCCAGGACAGGTCTCGACGGCTATGCCGACGCGCGAGGCATCCGTCTCGTGA
- a CDS encoding tetratricopeptide repeat protein, which produces MSLLFALHSKIGWVPDTRALRIKADAAQASGNLRHAVRRYRKLVQHGDRSSRFPLGICLQQLRAYRQAMIEFETVLIDHPSHVDCIERIAFCAEKLGDRDKATALYREASARSADHRRRLSSALTRVDHDYRKLVADADRLRDGGHFEAAAERYSFALRRNPYDIDILIQYGHTAKESHWLFEALNAYRMAAELDVDRTTDVALHLADLERRLVGRRTAKSEAMPPELAAPLSRERIAAIMKLTLGAKPQTDFALRQHFSGSLNAGELLLNVVRSPDFRDRNAGLISHYKKRFAPAED; this is translated from the coding sequence ATGAGTTTGCTCTTCGCCCTTCACAGCAAGATCGGTTGGGTGCCGGATACACGTGCGCTACGGATCAAGGCTGATGCGGCGCAGGCCTCCGGCAATCTGCGACATGCCGTTCGTCGCTATCGTAAACTGGTCCAGCATGGCGACCGGTCGTCGCGCTTCCCCCTGGGCATCTGCCTGCAGCAGTTGCGCGCCTATCGACAGGCGATGATCGAATTCGAAACCGTGCTGATCGACCATCCCTCACATGTGGATTGCATCGAACGGATCGCCTTCTGTGCGGAAAAGCTCGGCGATCGCGACAAAGCCACCGCACTGTATCGCGAGGCGAGCGCTCGCTCCGCCGACCACCGGCGTCGTCTCTCGTCGGCACTGACCCGTGTCGACCACGATTATCGGAAGCTTGTGGCCGATGCGGATCGCTTGCGAGACGGCGGCCATTTCGAGGCCGCCGCCGAACGCTATTCGTTCGCGCTGCGCCGCAACCCCTACGACATCGACATCCTCATTCAATATGGCCATACCGCGAAAGAGTCGCATTGGCTGTTCGAGGCCCTGAACGCCTATCGGATGGCCGCAGAGCTCGACGTGGACCGAACCACCGACGTCGCGCTGCATCTCGCCGATCTCGAACGCCGCCTGGTCGGGCGGCGCACCGCGAAGAGTGAAGCCATGCCGCCCGAACTGGCGGCTCCCCTGTCGCGCGAGCGCATCGCGGCGATCATGAAATTGACGCTCGGGGCCAAACCGCAGACCGACTTCGCCTTGCGGCAACATTTCTCCGGGAGTCTGAATGCCGGCGAACTCCTGCTGAATGTGGTCCGTTCCCCGGACTTTCGCGACCGAAACGCGGGTCTGATTTCGCATTATAAAAAGCGTTTCGCACCGGCCGAAGACTGA